One region of Strongyloides ratti genome assembly S_ratti_ED321, chromosome : X genomic DNA includes:
- a CDS encoding Nucleotide-diphospho-sugar transferase family-containing protein produces MNYCALEFKHEDILYDPLFSKVISKLKNQFGVIMLNKYAVDITLNWMCNVKEFVNFEEEILFFTLDYESKNELQSRYPNLNIYTWEIDCLSETFSFGDSKYMSFFLLRTTIIKTLLSLKKTFWMLQADTIWKESIFKIFKKNYIDVTDYSVFLDQSGYDGSDRNRKEVMNGANFLIVYNNETRQFIDDLYWYQSNFYVTDPDAIKLMCVNTLYKCKFIDHRYISGWEWVYGNQTNPPALLQMDGETEGGKIVTMKRYNMWFLNKDKSCNIGKVKNLQKMLKNGNVPKLFSKSKLKQKFLLYIGQLLSSLPIFGRWYKIYGGLPSLTLQFF; encoded by the exons ATGAATTATTGTGCCTTAGAATTTAAACatgaagatattttatatgatccattattttcaaaagttatatcaaaattaaaaaatcaatttggagtgataatgttaaataagTATGCTGTTGATATTACATTAAATTGGATGTGTAACGTTAAAGAGTTTGTAAATTTTGAggaagaaatattattttttacattagaTTATGAATCAAAAAATGAACTTCAATCTAGATAtccaaatttaaatatttatacatgGGAGATTGATTGCCTATCT gaaACATTTTCTTTTGGTGATAGTAAATATATgagtttttttcttttacgtacaacaattataaaaacattattaagtttaaaaaaaactttttggATGTTACAAGCAGATACAATATGGAAagaatcaatttttaaaatatttaaaaaaaattatattgatgTAACTGATTATAGTGTTTTCCTTGATCAATCTGGTTATGATGGATCGGATAGAAATAGGAAAGAAGTTATGAATGGTGcaaactttttaattgtcTATAACAATGAAACAAGACAATTTATAGATGATCTTTATTGGTATCAGTCAAACTTTTATGTCACAGATCCTGATgctataaaattaatgtgcgtaaatactttatacaaatgtaaatttattgATCATAG ATATATATCAGGATGGGAATGGGTATATGGAAATCAAACAAATCCACCTGCTCTTCTTCAAATGGATGGTGAAACAGAAGGTGGAAAAATTGTAACAAtgaaaagatataatatgtggtttttaaataaagataaatcaTGTAATATAGGTAAAGTTAAAAATCttcaaaaaatgttaaaaaatggaaatgtaccaaaattattttcaaaatcaaaattaaaacaaaagtttttattatacatagGACAACTATTATCTAGTTTACCAATATTTGGACGAtggtataaaatttatggTGGCCTTCCATCACTTACATTgcaattcttttaa